The following are encoded in a window of Rubellicoccus peritrichatus genomic DNA:
- a CDS encoding putative 4-mercaptohistidine N1-methyltransferase: MPENLYETDELLAQYLLLHFGTADEILPYAFGPKDALEFPARCVQETFDLAAIPSDARALDVGCSVGRSTFELAKHCKEVIGIDFSQSFIEAAQILGAKGFLDYGRKYEGQISLRSVAAVPEVIDRSRASFEVGDAQYLRDDLGQFDLVLACNLICRLPDPMLFLRRLPQLVKPGGQLVITTPFTWLEEYTPPENWLGGTAETGDSFNGLRSALETDFELMKTKDMPFIIRETARKFQWTVAQGSVWQKR; encoded by the coding sequence ATGCCTGAAAATCTATATGAAACGGATGAGCTACTCGCTCAATACCTGCTTTTGCATTTTGGAACCGCAGATGAAATCCTGCCTTATGCTTTTGGGCCCAAGGATGCTCTCGAGTTTCCTGCTCGCTGCGTTCAGGAAACCTTCGACTTGGCTGCAATACCTTCTGATGCAAGAGCTTTGGATGTGGGCTGCTCTGTTGGGCGAAGCACTTTTGAACTGGCCAAGCACTGCAAGGAGGTCATCGGAATTGATTTCTCGCAGAGCTTTATTGAAGCAGCGCAGATTCTTGGAGCAAAAGGGTTCCTCGACTATGGTCGAAAATATGAAGGACAAATCAGTTTACGTAGTGTTGCTGCTGTCCCAGAGGTAATTGATAGAAGTCGAGCCAGCTTTGAGGTGGGCGATGCTCAATACTTGCGTGATGACCTTGGTCAGTTTGATCTTGTTTTGGCCTGTAATTTGATCTGCCGCTTGCCAGACCCCATGTTGTTTTTACGACGTTTGCCGCAACTCGTTAAACCCGGTGGTCAGTTGGTGATTACCACGCCCTTTACCTGGTTGGAAGAATACACTCCGCCGGAAAACTGGCTGGGTGGAACCGCCGAGACTGGAGATTCATTCAATGGTCTTCGCTCAGCCCTCGAAACTGATTTCGAACTGATGAAAACCAAAGACATGCCCTTTATTATCAGGGAAACTGCCCGGAAGTTTCAATGGACTGTCGCGCAGGGGAGTGTTTGGCAAAAACGGTAG
- a CDS encoding MYG1 family protein, whose protein sequence is MENFKLIVTHPGGAHKDDLLACCVLLAVNPSPIERREPTAEDLDDSDICVVDVGHEHKPEKRNFDHHQFPRDHEPTCSLSLVLQYLGVYEDARKFCDWLEPAEWFDCRGAKDTAKWLGIERDIVTKLNSPIDVTILRRFARESRLDAGSPIWELMKMIGDDLLDYLKNLRSRLDYVGETSEVWELNNGSGLKVLFMPRTDPLPTEPSMGLGRYIEELDPDGKSFVGMIYPDRRGDGYGLSRFNDDLRLDFTKIDEATDVHFTHASGFIAKTSATNMARLRELLEMAYVEELMK, encoded by the coding sequence ATGGAAAATTTTAAGCTGATCGTGACTCACCCAGGTGGTGCCCACAAAGATGACCTCCTGGCATGTTGTGTCTTGCTGGCCGTTAATCCGTCACCAATAGAGCGGCGTGAGCCCACAGCTGAAGATCTGGATGATTCTGACATCTGCGTTGTTGATGTTGGTCATGAACATAAACCGGAGAAAAGGAATTTCGATCACCATCAGTTTCCTAGAGACCATGAGCCGACATGCTCCCTTTCATTAGTTCTCCAGTATTTAGGTGTTTATGAAGATGCACGGAAGTTTTGCGATTGGCTGGAGCCAGCGGAGTGGTTTGACTGTCGTGGTGCGAAGGATACAGCAAAATGGCTCGGTATTGAGCGCGACATTGTCACCAAGCTGAACTCCCCTATCGATGTGACAATCTTAAGACGTTTTGCCAGAGAATCCCGTCTGGATGCAGGAAGCCCGATCTGGGAGTTAATGAAAATGATCGGTGACGACCTACTGGACTATCTTAAGAACTTAAGATCACGTCTGGATTATGTTGGAGAAACTTCAGAAGTGTGGGAGCTCAATAACGGTTCCGGATTGAAGGTCCTCTTCATGCCTCGCACTGATCCACTTCCAACAGAACCATCCATGGGACTGGGACGTTACATTGAGGAACTCGATCCCGATGGTAAGTCGTTTGTTGGCATGATTTATCCTGATCGTAGAGGCGATGGTTACGGACTTTCTCGTTTCAATGATGACCTGCGGCTTGATTTCACAAAAATCGATGAAGCAACAGATGTTCATTTTACGCATGCCAGCGGTTTTATCGCAAAAACATCAGCTACAAATATGGCCAGACTGCGTGAATTGCTGGAAATGGCTTATGTCGAAGAGCTTATGAAATAG
- a CDS encoding CPXCG motif-containing cysteine-rich protein: MQAESSCAVTCPFCFQEFSVYAPAPDECPTEWDYDCEVCCRPMLLRFTVDEEAIDAEVKEL, translated from the coding sequence ATGCAGGCCGAGTCTTCATGTGCGGTTACTTGCCCCTTCTGCTTTCAGGAGTTTTCCGTTTATGCTCCAGCACCTGACGAGTGCCCAACGGAATGGGACTACGATTGTGAAGTCTGCTGTCGACCAATGCTTCTTCGCTTCACTGTGGACGAAGAGGCAATCGATGCCGAAGTGAAAGAACTTTAG
- a CDS encoding ParB/RepB/Spo0J family partition protein gives MKRQNRQLFQMQSKDISLDQIDIYGGTQTRVATNDDAISSYAEEMLAGAVFPPIVVYFDGAKYWLADGFHRFLAAQRNGYAAISAEVNEGSRTDALKHALGANATNGIYRSNGDKRNAAEIALEEWPELSNGVIAELCRISTDLVRRTRLDLEKEERIEKREAVTGKDGKQYPSGIEREPRGKTEASSSDSGGGSAGGKPKGEVPNPGGSNAEIEAEARTMIRNGEIKHSELDNLSSATAIDYAETALNVLNRMKENDPKRGDAISRIEKWLEKQKFSAALASV, from the coding sequence ATGAAAAGGCAAAACCGCCAGCTTTTTCAGATGCAAAGTAAAGATATTTCCCTCGACCAGATTGACATTTATGGCGGTACGCAAACGCGTGTTGCAACGAACGACGATGCTATTTCAAGCTATGCGGAAGAGATGCTGGCTGGCGCTGTTTTTCCTCCGATTGTTGTCTACTTTGACGGGGCCAAATACTGGCTCGCCGATGGTTTTCATCGCTTTCTTGCGGCACAACGTAATGGTTATGCCGCCATAAGCGCTGAGGTCAATGAGGGGTCTCGAACCGATGCACTCAAGCATGCTCTGGGGGCAAATGCGACGAATGGAATTTATCGTTCAAATGGCGACAAACGCAATGCGGCTGAGATCGCGCTCGAGGAATGGCCAGAATTGTCAAATGGTGTTATCGCAGAATTATGTCGAATTTCTACAGATCTCGTTCGCCGAACACGCCTTGATCTGGAGAAAGAGGAAAGGATTGAAAAACGTGAGGCCGTAACCGGTAAGGACGGCAAGCAATACCCAAGTGGAATCGAGCGTGAACCCCGTGGAAAAACTGAGGCAAGCTCAAGTGATTCCGGTGGGGGCTCTGCTGGTGGGAAGCCCAAAGGCGAGGTTCCAAATCCAGGTGGCAGCAATGCTGAAATCGAGGCTGAAGCTCGTACCATGATCCGCAATGGGGAAATCAAGCACTCCGAATTGGATAATTTGAGCTCAGCCACAGCGATTGATTATGCGGAAACCGCTCTCAATGTTTTGAACCGTATGAAGGAGAACGACCCAAAGCGCGGAGATGCCATCTCGAGGATTGAAAAATGGCTGGAGAAACAGAAATTCAGTGCAGCCTTGGCGTCAGTTTGA
- the lepB gene encoding signal peptidase I translates to MSSPLPKKLRKEALNLIRLADKVISYRMDLMPEEAVEDIRRQREELEQMLGSKDQPPRQETVEKAMGRLDKIMKKHGGDIYPVTFINENVEMLLVAAILAIGIRTFFLQPFKIPTNSMYPTYAGMTEKVYSIDGPGPNAIEKLWHTIRLGATHIDEQSPTDGEVIVPVNIGSDELGPRAIVPFEVFEGRKWFGILPAVKWRYRLWIEGQYVAIEVPIDFHLDDVIRQTYFPEYETLYDAYAAAKAKGQIIRNGGGGQAIATGKQVKKGQNVIDFDIDTGDMLFVDRFSYNFVRPKVGSPIVFRTQKIPGLNDKAGNPAEQYYIKRLVGVPGDTLEVKESTLYRNDAPIAGADAFDKNAQEIDGYAGYKPMWRLRPGQTDTVPDGYVYAMGDNSPESYDSRGWGFNKPGENLNYVPETEVIGRAFFIFYPFTSRWGPAE, encoded by the coding sequence ATGTCTAGTCCATTACCCAAAAAGCTTCGTAAAGAGGCACTTAACCTCATTCGTCTGGCCGACAAGGTCATCTCTTACCGCATGGATTTGATGCCGGAAGAGGCCGTTGAGGACATTCGGCGGCAACGCGAGGAGCTTGAGCAAATGCTTGGTTCAAAGGACCAACCGCCAAGGCAGGAGACAGTTGAGAAGGCGATGGGGCGTTTGGACAAAATCATGAAAAAGCATGGGGGCGACATCTACCCAGTGACTTTTATCAACGAGAATGTTGAAATGCTTCTGGTCGCAGCAATATTGGCAATCGGTATTCGGACCTTTTTCCTTCAGCCATTTAAGATTCCAACCAATTCAATGTATCCGACCTATGCTGGAATGACTGAAAAAGTCTACAGCATTGATGGGCCAGGTCCCAATGCTATAGAGAAGCTATGGCATACCATAAGGCTGGGGGCTACTCATATCGATGAACAATCTCCGACTGACGGTGAGGTTATTGTTCCTGTCAATATAGGCAGCGATGAATTGGGACCAAGAGCGATTGTTCCGTTTGAAGTCTTTGAAGGCAGAAAATGGTTTGGGATTTTGCCAGCTGTAAAGTGGCGTTATCGTTTATGGATTGAAGGGCAATATGTTGCGATTGAAGTGCCAATTGATTTTCATTTGGACGATGTCATTCGTCAGACATATTTTCCTGAATATGAGACATTATATGATGCCTACGCTGCTGCTAAAGCTAAGGGACAAATCATACGTAATGGTGGCGGTGGCCAGGCAATAGCTACGGGAAAACAAGTCAAAAAAGGCCAGAATGTCATAGACTTTGATATCGACACGGGAGACATGCTCTTTGTCGATCGTTTCAGCTATAATTTTGTGCGACCTAAGGTTGGTTCTCCAATTGTGTTCAGAACTCAGAAGATTCCCGGGCTCAACGACAAGGCAGGCAATCCGGCAGAGCAATACTACATCAAACGACTTGTTGGAGTTCCTGGTGACACACTGGAAGTCAAGGAATCCACATTGTACAGGAACGATGCTCCAATCGCCGGTGCAGATGCTTTTGATAAAAATGCCCAGGAAATAGACGGCTACGCCGGCTATAAACCAATGTGGCGTTTACGCCCCGGGCAAACCGACACAGTTCCTGATGGATATGTCTATGCCATGGGAGATAACTCTCCAGAAAGCTACGACAGCCGAGGCTGGGGTTTCAACAAGCCCGGAGAGAATCTGAATTACGTCCCGGAAACGGAAGTCATCGGGCGTGCTTTCTTTATCTTTTATCCATTTACAAGTCGCTGGGGACCTGCGGAGTAG
- a CDS encoding YceH family protein: MEAPSLSSVEIRVLGCLIEKESTTPENYPLTLNSLVNACNQKSSRDPVLELEEDEVLDALDSLREKRLVYRVDTAGSRVAKYRYDLDSVDQFNLPQKALLCVLCLRGPQTPGELRTRTERLHSFANPNAVLEALKTLQEDFEEPLVTQLPRQAGRKEARFAHLLGDQQQTSYPNEVEAGETDNDGTASTNHELQGVAQPSLREQLLIQQSQIDALNSRLNDLSEEFARFRAQFD; this comes from the coding sequence ATGGAAGCCCCGTCATTGTCATCCGTTGAAATCCGTGTCTTAGGTTGTCTGATTGAGAAAGAGTCAACCACACCGGAAAATTATCCACTGACACTCAATAGTCTGGTCAATGCATGCAACCAGAAGAGTAGTCGTGACCCTGTTCTTGAACTTGAGGAGGATGAGGTGCTCGATGCCCTGGATTCTCTGCGCGAAAAGAGACTGGTTTATCGGGTTGATACGGCTGGCTCAAGAGTTGCGAAATACCGTTACGATTTGGATTCGGTCGATCAGTTCAATCTCCCTCAAAAAGCTTTGCTTTGTGTGTTGTGTCTACGTGGCCCACAAACTCCAGGTGAGCTTAGGACACGAACGGAACGTTTGCATTCATTTGCCAACCCAAATGCTGTATTGGAGGCGCTCAAAACGCTGCAGGAAGACTTCGAAGAGCCTTTGGTGACGCAACTCCCGCGTCAGGCAGGGCGCAAGGAGGCTCGTTTTGCCCATCTCCTCGGAGATCAACAGCAGACTTCGTATCCCAACGAAGTCGAAGCGGGCGAGACGGATAATGATGGTACTGCTTCAACAAACCATGAGTTGCAAGGAGTAGCACAGCCGTCTCTCAGAGAACAATTACTCATTCAACAATCGCAAATCGATGCGCTTAACAGCCGACTAAACGATTTGAGTGAAGAGTTTGCACGCTTTAGGGCTCAATTCGACTAA